In Streptomyces chartreusis, the following proteins share a genomic window:
- a CDS encoding thiamine pyrophosphate-binding protein has translation MQYDNGGELLVAHLESLGIDTVFGIVSVHNLPLVEAVDRHLRFVPVRHEATAVNAADGHGRARGSIGCALTSTGTGAGNAAGSLIEALSAGTAVLHVTGQVESQYLGSGRGFIHETKDQLGMLSAVSTYAATVTSARDAGRVLREASAAALATPGGPASVEWPIDLQYAAQEDAGEAVPSGSGEAPSPDAAELAAAQALLAKSRRPLIWAGGGARHARPELAALLEATGAGLLSSNSGRGSVPEDHPLVIGNFATNPAVRALLADADLLVTIGTHFRSNETADYNLKLPDAHIQIDADAAALGRVYPARHALHAEAAAVLPALTGAAARADADWSARVTAVRDEVRAALHDDIGPQAALCDALAAALPRGAVVARDVTIPSSSWGNRLLPIHDPRANVFPRGGGIGQGLGMGIGAALARPDEPTVVIAGDGGLAVHFGELLTVAQERPRLTLIVFNDGGYGVLRNMQDKYGERRSGVDLFTPDFGPLAAACALPYARIAAPEEAAPVLEAALASDGPTLVEVDLTALGPMKNPFTPPVKIPTA, from the coding sequence ATGCAGTACGACAACGGGGGCGAGCTCCTCGTGGCCCACCTCGAATCCCTCGGCATCGACACCGTCTTCGGCATCGTTTCCGTGCACAACCTGCCCCTGGTCGAGGCTGTCGACCGCCACCTGCGCTTCGTCCCCGTCCGGCACGAGGCCACCGCCGTCAACGCCGCCGACGGCCACGGCCGCGCACGCGGATCCATCGGCTGCGCCCTCACCTCCACCGGCACCGGTGCGGGCAACGCGGCCGGTTCGCTGATCGAGGCCCTGTCCGCCGGGACCGCGGTCCTGCACGTCACCGGGCAGGTCGAGTCGCAGTACCTGGGCAGTGGGCGCGGCTTCATCCACGAGACCAAGGACCAACTCGGCATGCTCAGCGCCGTGTCGACGTACGCGGCCACCGTCACCTCCGCCCGTGACGCCGGGCGCGTCCTGCGCGAGGCGAGCGCGGCGGCACTCGCGACCCCGGGCGGGCCCGCCAGCGTCGAGTGGCCGATCGACCTCCAGTACGCGGCTCAGGAGGACGCGGGCGAGGCCGTCCCCTCCGGCTCCGGCGAGGCTCCCTCCCCGGACGCGGCCGAACTCGCCGCTGCACAGGCGCTGCTGGCAAAGTCCCGTCGCCCGCTCATCTGGGCCGGCGGCGGCGCCCGCCACGCCCGCCCGGAGCTCGCCGCACTGCTGGAGGCCACCGGTGCCGGACTGCTCAGCTCCAACTCCGGGCGCGGCTCGGTCCCGGAGGACCACCCCCTCGTGATCGGCAACTTCGCGACCAACCCCGCCGTGCGCGCCCTGCTCGCCGACGCCGACCTCCTCGTCACGATCGGCACCCACTTCCGCTCCAACGAGACCGCCGACTACAACCTGAAGCTCCCCGACGCCCATATCCAGATCGACGCGGACGCCGCGGCGCTCGGCCGGGTCTACCCCGCGCGCCACGCCCTGCACGCCGAGGCCGCCGCCGTCCTGCCCGCGCTGACCGGGGCCGCCGCCCGCGCCGACGCCGACTGGTCGGCCCGGGTCACCGCCGTACGCGACGAGGTCCGGGCCGCACTCCACGACGACATCGGACCGCAGGCCGCCCTGTGCGACGCCCTCGCCGCGGCCCTGCCGCGCGGCGCCGTGGTCGCCCGTGACGTCACCATCCCGTCGTCGTCCTGGGGCAACCGGCTCCTGCCGATCCACGACCCGCGCGCCAACGTCTTCCCGCGCGGCGGCGGCATCGGCCAGGGCCTGGGCATGGGCATCGGCGCCGCGCTGGCCCGCCCCGACGAGCCGACCGTGGTGATCGCCGGCGACGGCGGCCTCGCCGTCCACTTCGGTGAACTCCTCACCGTCGCCCAGGAACGCCCCCGCCTCACCCTGATCGTCTTCAACGACGGCGGCTACGGCGTCCTGCGCAACATGCAGGACAAGTACGGCGAACGCCGCTCCGGCGTCGACCTGTTCACCCCCGACTTCGGCCCGCTCGCCGCCGCCTGCGCCCTGCCGTACGCCCGCATCGCAGCCCCGGAAGAGGCCGCGCCGGTCCTGGAGGCGGCCCTAGCCTCCGACGGGCCCACCCTCGTCGAGGTCGACCTCACCGCGCTCGGCCCGATGAAGAACCCCTTCACCCCACCCGTCAAGATCCCCACCGCGTAG
- a CDS encoding SDR family oxidoreductase, with protein MDLGLAGRTVLVTGGSSGVGLATVRALLDDGARVATCGRDPERLAKAAARLGTGPDRLFTGTCDVRDPDAVRHFTDQAARHFGGRLDGLVNNAGQSRMKRLDETTAEDWRDELELKFAGVLNPLSAARPHLRASDAAAVVNVNAVLAKQPETRLITTSAARAGILNLSKSLATELAAEGIRVNSVCLGLVDTGQWTRRHAAADSGLTYEEWQAELAADRGIALGRLGRAEEVAYAIVALLSPRASYITGTSIDVCGGVGRGIL; from the coding sequence ATGGATCTCGGCCTCGCCGGCCGCACCGTCCTGGTCACCGGCGGCAGTTCGGGCGTCGGCCTGGCCACGGTCCGAGCCCTGCTCGACGATGGCGCCCGCGTCGCCACCTGCGGACGCGACCCGGAACGGCTCGCCAAGGCCGCCGCCCGCCTGGGCACCGGACCCGACCGGCTGTTCACCGGCACCTGCGACGTCCGCGACCCGGACGCCGTACGGCACTTCACGGACCAAGCCGCGCGGCACTTCGGCGGCCGGCTCGACGGTCTGGTCAACAACGCGGGCCAGTCCCGGATGAAGCGCCTGGACGAGACCACCGCCGAGGACTGGCGCGACGAACTGGAGCTGAAGTTCGCCGGGGTCCTCAACCCGCTGTCCGCGGCCCGACCTCACCTCCGTGCCTCGGACGCCGCCGCCGTCGTCAACGTCAACGCGGTCCTCGCCAAACAGCCCGAGACCCGCCTCATCACCACCAGCGCAGCCCGCGCCGGCATCCTCAACCTCTCCAAGTCCCTCGCCACCGAACTCGCCGCCGAGGGCATCCGCGTCAACTCCGTGTGCCTCGGCCTCGTCGACACCGGCCAGTGGACCCGCCGCCACGCCGCCGCGGACAGCGGCCTCACCTACGAGGAGTGGCAGGCCGAACTCGCCGCCGACCGCGGTATCGCGCTCGGCCGGCTCGGACGTGCCGAGGAGGTCGCGTACGCGATCGTCGCGCTGCTCTCGCCGCGCGCCTCCTACATCACCGGAACCAGCATCGACGTCTGCGGCGGAGTCGGCCGCGGCATCCTCTGA
- a CDS encoding SDR family oxidoreductase, with the protein MTDQVVVTGAGRGLGEAMACRAAADGYRVVVAELNQEWGERTAERIQQDGGRAEFMPLDVADPASVAALADRLAVAGPVYGLVNNAALANGVGGKEFQDIDVETWDRLMAVNARGPWLVAKHLLPLMTGPGRIVNIASDAALHGSPRLAHYIASKGAVISLTRAMARELGERGITVNALAPGLTEVEATESVPPERHALYAERRAISRPQQPDDLTGLVSFLLGAESRYLTGQVIAVNGGFTMH; encoded by the coding sequence GTGACTGACCAGGTCGTGGTGACCGGGGCGGGCCGTGGCCTGGGGGAGGCCATGGCCTGCCGGGCGGCAGCCGACGGATACCGGGTCGTGGTCGCCGAGCTCAACCAGGAGTGGGGCGAGCGCACGGCCGAGCGGATCCAACAGGACGGCGGCCGGGCCGAGTTCATGCCTCTCGACGTCGCCGACCCGGCCTCGGTCGCCGCGCTCGCGGACCGGCTGGCCGTCGCCGGCCCGGTCTACGGCCTGGTCAACAACGCGGCGCTCGCCAACGGCGTGGGCGGCAAGGAGTTCCAGGACATCGACGTCGAGACCTGGGACCGGCTCATGGCGGTCAACGCACGCGGCCCCTGGCTCGTCGCCAAGCATCTGCTCCCGCTGATGACGGGGCCCGGCCGGATCGTCAACATCGCCTCGGACGCGGCCCTTCACGGCTCACCGCGCCTCGCCCACTACATCGCCTCCAAGGGCGCGGTCATCTCCCTCACCCGGGCCATGGCCCGCGAACTGGGGGAGCGGGGCATCACCGTCAACGCCCTCGCCCCCGGCCTCACCGAGGTCGAGGCCACCGAGAGCGTCCCGCCCGAGCGGCACGCCCTCTACGCCGAGCGCCGTGCCATCTCCCGGCCGCAGCAGCCCGACGACCTCACCGGCCTCGTGTCCTTCCTGCTCGGCGCGGAGTCCCGCTACCTCACCGGCCAAGTGATCGCCGTCAACGGCGGCTTCACCATGCACTGA
- a CDS encoding cupin domain-containing protein produces the protein MPLTTTEYDNDGALAKYTDSLIATQDTRDPDWGTLSFQEKAGPQFKRAQIRYVGSGATGNHEYDNRILPSGGFTFSNMLLPPGAEGPAHTHHDVEEAFFVLEGQVRVGIHRGPDEVEYRTLGYRDMIVVPAGVTRSLKNEGDTDALFCVIIGTQKPQVPTYPEYSPLYGVTRD, from the coding sequence ATGCCGCTGACCACCACCGAGTACGACAACGACGGCGCCCTCGCCAAGTACACCGACTCCCTGATCGCCACCCAGGACACCCGCGACCCCGACTGGGGCACCCTGTCCTTCCAGGAGAAGGCCGGCCCGCAGTTCAAGCGCGCGCAGATCCGCTACGTCGGCTCCGGCGCCACCGGCAACCACGAGTACGACAACCGGATCCTGCCCTCCGGCGGCTTCACCTTCTCCAACATGCTGCTGCCGCCCGGCGCCGAGGGCCCGGCCCACACCCACCACGACGTCGAGGAAGCCTTCTTCGTCCTGGAGGGCCAGGTCCGCGTCGGCATCCACCGCGGCCCCGACGAGGTCGAGTACCGCACCCTCGGCTACCGCGACATGATCGTGGTGCCCGCAGGCGTCACCCGCTCCCTGAAGAACGAAGGCGACACCGACGCGCTGTTCTGCGTGATCATCGGCACGCAGAAGCCGCAGGTGCCGACGTACCCCGAGTACTCGCCGCTGTACGGCGTCACCCGTGACTGA
- a CDS encoding alpha/beta fold hydrolase: MTAYDPAGLHLEEAGDSGPLVLCLHGIGSSSAAFAPQFAALGGSYRMLAWDAPGYARSADPTGPLTMDDYADLAADVIRARGGSAHVLGVSWGGVIALRLATRHPDLVESLMVVASTPGSGTDPDKATAMRDRAGELARLGPEAFAAARGPRLLSAGAPADLVERVTATMAAAVRLPGYGHAADAMAATDLRGELRQVTAPTLVLCGDQDRITGPDASQVLAGGLHRTAYVIVKDAGHLANQEQPEHVNAWLGSHLHIVTHR, encoded by the coding sequence GTGACGGCCTACGATCCGGCGGGGCTGCACCTCGAAGAGGCCGGCGACAGCGGCCCGCTCGTCCTGTGCCTGCACGGCATCGGCTCGTCCTCGGCGGCCTTCGCACCGCAGTTCGCGGCGCTCGGCGGGTCGTACCGCATGCTCGCCTGGGACGCGCCCGGGTACGCCAGGTCGGCCGACCCGACGGGCCCGTTGACGATGGACGACTACGCCGACCTCGCGGCGGACGTGATCCGGGCCCGCGGCGGCAGCGCCCATGTCCTCGGCGTCTCCTGGGGCGGCGTGATCGCGCTGCGGCTGGCCACCCGCCACCCGGACCTCGTCGAGTCGCTGATGGTCGTCGCCTCCACGCCCGGCTCCGGCACCGACCCGGACAAGGCGACCGCGATGCGGGACCGCGCCGGCGAGCTCGCCCGGCTCGGCCCGGAAGCCTTCGCCGCCGCCCGCGGCCCCCGCCTGCTGTCCGCCGGCGCGCCCGCCGACCTCGTCGAACGCGTCACCGCCACCATGGCGGCCGCCGTCCGTCTGCCCGGCTACGGGCACGCCGCCGACGCCATGGCCGCCACCGACCTGCGCGGCGAACTGCGCCAAGTCACCGCGCCCACCCTCGTCCTGTGCGGCGACCAGGACCGGATCACCGGTCCCGACGCCTCACAGGTCCTGGCCGGCGGTCTGCACCGGACCGCCTACGTGATCGTCAAGGACGCCGGTCACCTGGCCAACCAGGAGCAGCCCGAGCACGTCAACGCCTGGCTCGGCTCCCATCTGCACATCGTCACCCACCGCTAG
- a CDS encoding aspartate dehydrogenase domain-containing protein, which yields MSSTAPRRVGLIGWGAIGRVVGGALAAGEIPGAELVCVVDNRPLGDSVPAPQRTLEQALETCDLIIEAAGQGVVREWGTTILASGTDLLVASTGALTDERLAKELLNAGPGRVYFTGGAVGGLDLLQAARAMGPLDDVRLTTTKLPSTLEQPWMDEELLGRMRSATAPVEVMAGTARDVPVKFPKSTNVAASVALAVGDSDAVRVSVVADPAARHTSHVVEASGAHGSYRFEVRHLPDTANPATSQVVPYAVLRSLAALAGRTGQIL from the coding sequence ATGAGCAGCACCGCACCGCGCCGCGTCGGCCTCATCGGCTGGGGCGCCATCGGCCGCGTCGTCGGCGGCGCCCTCGCCGCCGGCGAGATACCCGGCGCCGAGCTGGTCTGCGTGGTCGACAACCGACCGCTCGGCGACTCGGTCCCGGCCCCCCAACGCACCCTCGAACAGGCCCTGGAAACCTGCGACCTGATCATCGAGGCCGCCGGACAGGGCGTCGTACGCGAGTGGGGTACGACGATCCTCGCCTCCGGCACCGACCTGCTCGTCGCCTCCACCGGGGCGCTCACGGACGAGCGGCTTGCGAAGGAACTCCTCAACGCCGGTCCCGGCCGTGTGTACTTCACCGGCGGCGCGGTCGGCGGACTCGACCTGCTCCAGGCCGCACGCGCCATGGGCCCGCTGGACGACGTGCGCCTGACCACCACCAAACTGCCGTCCACCCTCGAACAGCCCTGGATGGACGAGGAGTTGCTCGGCCGGATGCGGTCGGCCACCGCGCCGGTCGAGGTGATGGCCGGCACCGCGCGGGACGTACCCGTGAAGTTCCCGAAGTCCACCAACGTCGCCGCGTCCGTGGCGCTCGCCGTCGGCGACTCCGACGCGGTACGGGTCAGTGTCGTCGCCGACCCCGCCGCCCGGCACACCTCCCACGTCGTCGAGGCGAGCGGGGCGCACGGCAGCTACCGCTTCGAGGTGCGGCACCTGCCCGACACCGCCAACCCGGCCACCAGCCAGGTCGTCCCGTACGCGGTGCTGCGGTCGCTCGCCGCCCTCGCCGGCCGGACCGGACAGATCCTGTGA
- a CDS encoding VOC family protein, producing the protein MNHPPIARLRALRSVELLTPEFTQATDFYEEVWGLEVVEAEAGTSWLRGTGEEHHALQLTRADRIGLGRLAFAVATPAEIDEAARRLRARGITPVTGPGPLDQVGGGYGLRFHDLDGRLVELSADTWAVTARGRDAAVPVGVTHAVLNTPDIDASVAFYRDVLGMRVSDWSEHQMAFLRCNADHHCIAFNQAPWVSLNHVAYEMTSVDHFMRGLGRLRHHGVTPEWGPGRHGPGNNTFSYFTDPTGLVCEYTSEVAQVVEDAWICKVWRRTPELSDVWGTAGPPSKQIRAHMAGTPDGSPVVPPVDVEAAQPAEGVPA; encoded by the coding sequence ATGAACCACCCCCCGATAGCCCGGCTGCGCGCACTGCGCTCCGTCGAACTGCTCACCCCCGAGTTCACGCAGGCCACCGACTTCTACGAGGAGGTCTGGGGGCTGGAGGTCGTCGAGGCCGAGGCCGGCACGAGCTGGCTGCGCGGCACCGGCGAGGAGCACCACGCCCTCCAGCTCACCCGCGCCGACCGCATCGGCCTGGGACGCCTCGCCTTCGCCGTGGCCACGCCCGCCGAGATCGACGAGGCCGCACGACGGCTCCGGGCCCGCGGCATCACCCCCGTCACCGGACCCGGCCCCCTCGACCAGGTCGGCGGCGGCTACGGCCTGCGCTTCCACGACCTGGACGGACGGCTCGTCGAACTCTCCGCCGACACCTGGGCCGTCACCGCCCGCGGACGCGACGCCGCAGTGCCGGTCGGTGTCACCCACGCCGTCCTCAACACACCCGACATCGACGCCTCGGTCGCCTTCTACCGGGACGTCCTCGGCATGCGCGTCTCGGACTGGTCCGAGCACCAGATGGCGTTCCTGCGCTGCAACGCCGACCACCACTGCATCGCCTTCAACCAGGCGCCCTGGGTGTCGCTCAACCACGTGGCCTACGAGATGACCTCGGTCGACCACTTCATGCGCGGTCTCGGCCGGCTCCGCCACCACGGCGTCACCCCCGAGTGGGGCCCCGGACGGCACGGGCCGGGCAACAACACCTTCTCCTACTTCACCGACCCCACCGGCCTCGTCTGCGAGTACACCTCCGAGGTCGCCCAGGTCGTCGAGGACGCCTGGATCTGCAAGGTGTGGCGCCGCACCCCCGAACTCTCCGACGTCTGGGGCACCGCAGGGCCGCCCTCGAAACAGATCCGCGCCCACATGGCGGGCACGCCCGACGGCAGCCCCGTCGTCCCGCCCGTCGACGTCGAAGCCGCCCAGCCCGCCGAAGGAGTCCCCGCATGA
- a CDS encoding aldehyde dehydrogenase family protein, protein MSRTPVDEILIGGCFRRGTGTPIVTVDPADGRPITTVHAASPADVDEAAHAAAEAVATPAWRDLLPHRRARVLHRIGDLIEEHAAELSALQTADTGKTRTETRALALSAAGTFRYTAAALETAEDSITPSRGPYVTMSVHEPIGVVGAINPWNSPIASDAQKVAPALAGGNAVLLKPAEWTPLVSLAFGRLVHQVLAEEELPTALLSVLPGKGRVVGDAIVTHPLVKRIGFTGGTTTGRAIARTAADKLVPASLELGGKSPTIVREDADVEQALAGVMFGVFSSSGQSCIAGSRLFVHRSLYDSFVGELVERVRKLRVGPGTDPDTQVAPLVHHRHRDAVAEYVDLARTEGGRVLCGGAIPDGERYAAGAYYLPTVIDGLPNTARTCQEEIFGPVLVALPYDDEDDLVRQANDSVYGLACGIWTRDAHAAWRLARRIDAGTVWINTYKQFSISTPFGAMKDSGLGTEKGRDLIRSYQRQKSLYWGTDTTPLPWAG, encoded by the coding sequence ATGTCGCGCACACCGGTCGACGAGATCCTCATCGGGGGGTGCTTCAGGCGCGGCACGGGAACGCCGATCGTGACCGTGGACCCGGCCGACGGCCGCCCGATCACCACCGTCCACGCCGCCTCGCCCGCCGATGTCGACGAGGCGGCCCACGCCGCCGCCGAGGCCGTGGCGACACCGGCCTGGCGGGACCTGCTCCCGCACCGGCGCGCCCGCGTCCTGCACCGGATCGGCGACCTGATCGAGGAGCACGCCGCCGAGCTGTCAGCCCTCCAGACCGCCGACACCGGCAAGACCCGCACCGAGACCCGCGCCCTCGCCCTCAGCGCCGCCGGCACCTTCCGCTACACGGCGGCCGCGCTGGAGACCGCCGAGGACTCGATCACCCCGTCCCGGGGGCCGTACGTCACGATGAGCGTGCACGAGCCGATCGGCGTCGTCGGCGCGATCAACCCGTGGAACTCACCGATCGCCTCGGACGCCCAGAAGGTCGCCCCGGCCCTCGCGGGCGGCAACGCGGTCCTGCTCAAGCCCGCCGAGTGGACCCCGCTCGTCTCCCTCGCCTTCGGACGCCTGGTCCACCAGGTGCTCGCCGAGGAGGAACTGCCGACCGCGCTGCTGTCCGTGCTGCCGGGCAAGGGCCGTGTCGTCGGGGACGCGATCGTCACCCACCCGCTCGTGAAGCGCATCGGCTTCACCGGCGGCACCACCACCGGCCGTGCCATCGCCCGCACCGCCGCCGACAAGCTCGTCCCGGCCTCCCTCGAACTCGGCGGCAAGTCGCCGACGATCGTCCGCGAGGACGCCGACGTCGAGCAGGCCCTCGCGGGCGTGATGTTCGGGGTCTTCTCCTCCAGCGGCCAGTCCTGCATCGCCGGCTCCCGGCTCTTCGTGCACCGGTCGCTGTACGACTCCTTCGTCGGCGAGCTCGTCGAGCGCGTGCGCAAGCTGCGCGTGGGGCCGGGCACCGACCCGGACACCCAGGTCGCCCCGCTCGTCCACCACCGGCACCGCGACGCCGTCGCCGAGTACGTGGACCTCGCGCGCACCGAGGGCGGCCGAGTGCTGTGCGGCGGCGCGATCCCCGACGGCGAGCGGTACGCGGCCGGCGCCTACTACCTGCCGACCGTCATCGACGGCCTGCCGAACACGGCACGCACCTGCCAGGAGGAGATCTTCGGCCCCGTCCTGGTCGCCCTGCCCTACGACGACGAGGACGACTTGGTCCGGCAGGCCAACGACAGCGTCTACGGGCTCGCCTGCGGCATCTGGACCCGCGACGCACACGCCGCCTGGCGGCTCGCCCGGCGCATCGACGCCGGGACCGTCTGGATCAACACCTACAAGCAGTTCTCCATCTCCACCCCCTTCGGCGCGATGAAGGACAGCGGCCTCGGCACCGAGAAGGGCCGCGACCTCATCCGCTCCTACCAGCGGCAGAAGTCCCTGTACTGGGGCACCGACACGACACCCCTGCCCTGGGCCGGCTGA
- a CDS encoding MFS transporter, giving the protein MTTDTPHATAGRPADTAALVAAIGARFERLPLCRWHVTVRLIIGAVTFFEAFDQLLIAYALPELRAEWHLTTGQTTSLITVGSVGMLAGALLSGRLADRIGRVKVIAACIALSGVCSLLLTLCSSPGPFMALRFVQGLAIGGEVPVAATFIAEITRAHKRGRFVLLYELVFPAGLTACAVLAWWLMPLLGWRWMFGLAAIPGVLCVLVVRCVPESPRWLADHGRHEEALATMASIEAKVETITGEPLPQPAPAAPVARESHARSGLRELLTGRYRKRTLVVCALWFCGYFVNYGISSWLPTIYGSRFHLDLSDALLYSTVTSCAGFLGCLVVALTVDRIGRRHTVTWCLGGAALCLLLLGLFAGGSASSVLIWTSLSAVFFFGANICLYLYTPELFPTRMRALGTSLGGAVNRLGVILGPIVVGAVYAGGALGTVFVTLAVVALVGSLTAGVAAEETSGRQLEDVAP; this is encoded by the coding sequence ATGACGACCGACACTCCCCATGCCACCGCGGGGCGCCCCGCGGACACGGCGGCGCTCGTGGCCGCCATCGGCGCCCGCTTCGAACGTCTGCCCCTGTGCCGCTGGCACGTCACCGTCCGGCTCATCATCGGCGCGGTGACCTTCTTCGAGGCCTTCGACCAGTTGCTCATCGCCTACGCGCTGCCCGAACTGCGCGCCGAGTGGCACCTGACCACCGGCCAGACCACGTCCCTGATCACGGTCGGGTCCGTGGGCATGCTGGCCGGCGCGCTGCTGTCGGGCCGCCTGGCCGACCGGATCGGCCGGGTCAAGGTGATCGCGGCGTGCATCGCGCTGTCGGGCGTGTGCAGCCTGCTGCTGACGCTGTGCTCCTCGCCGGGGCCGTTCATGGCGCTGCGCTTCGTGCAGGGTCTCGCCATCGGCGGTGAGGTGCCGGTCGCGGCCACCTTCATCGCCGAGATCACCCGCGCCCACAAACGGGGCCGGTTCGTCCTGCTGTACGAGCTGGTCTTCCCCGCCGGCCTGACCGCGTGCGCGGTGCTCGCCTGGTGGCTGATGCCGCTGCTCGGCTGGCGCTGGATGTTCGGCCTCGCCGCGATCCCGGGTGTGCTGTGCGTGCTGGTCGTGCGCTGTGTGCCCGAGTCGCCGCGCTGGCTCGCCGACCACGGCCGGCACGAGGAGGCGCTCGCGACGATGGCCTCCATCGAGGCGAAGGTCGAGACGATCACAGGTGAGCCGCTGCCGCAGCCCGCGCCCGCCGCACCCGTCGCACGCGAGTCCCACGCCAGGAGCGGCCTGCGCGAGCTCCTCACCGGCCGCTACCGCAAGCGCACCCTGGTCGTCTGCGCCCTGTGGTTCTGCGGCTACTTCGTCAACTACGGCATCTCGTCCTGGCTGCCCACCATCTACGGCTCCCGCTTCCACCTGGATCTGTCCGACGCGCTGCTGTACTCGACCGTGACGTCCTGCGCGGGTTTCCTCGGCTGTCTCGTCGTCGCCCTGACCGTGGACCGGATCGGGCGGCGCCACACCGTCACGTGGTGCCTGGGCGGTGCCGCCCTGTGCCTGCTGCTCCTCGGCCTCTTCGCCGGCGGCTCGGCGAGCAGCGTGCTGATCTGGACGTCCCTGTCGGCGGTGTTCTTCTTCGGCGCGAACATCTGCCTGTACCTGTACACGCCCGAGCTGTTCCCGACCCGGATGCGGGCCCTCGGCACGAGCCTCGGCGGTGCGGTCAACCGCCTCGGCGTGATCCTCGGCCCGATCGTCGTCGGCGCGGTGTACGCGGGCGGCGCGCTCGGCACCGTCTTCGTGACGCTCGCCGTGGTCGCCCTCGTCGGGTCGCTCACCGCCGGCGTGGCCGCGGAGGAGACGAGCGGCCGGCAGCTGGAGGACGTGGCCCCGTAG
- a CDS encoding class I SAM-dependent DNA methyltransferase encodes MPARRFLVSNPADGLDYGTLRLDRTGQAEAFDVIGDRYDEAFPHKEGQVSAADWLIGSLRTGSRVLDLGCGTGLPTARQLALAGFDVVGVDLSERMVALARGHVPGGVFHRADIADLRPGGPLDLGRFQAVTAFFSLLMLPRGEIPLALRTVRHLLVPGGLFALSMVEADVDDFTIPFIGSSIRVSGYLGDELREVVQGAGFEIAGESSYTYAPAAADIQPEVQIFLRCARRA; translated from the coding sequence ATGCCTGCGAGGAGATTCCTTGTGAGCAACCCCGCCGACGGGCTCGACTACGGGACTCTACGGCTCGACCGCACAGGTCAGGCCGAGGCCTTCGACGTGATCGGCGACCGCTACGACGAGGCCTTCCCGCACAAGGAGGGCCAGGTCTCCGCCGCCGACTGGCTCATCGGGTCCCTGCGGACCGGATCCCGGGTCCTGGACCTCGGCTGCGGAACCGGGCTCCCGACCGCGCGCCAGCTGGCCCTGGCGGGATTCGACGTCGTCGGGGTGGATCTGTCGGAGCGCATGGTCGCGCTGGCCCGCGGTCATGTGCCCGGCGGGGTGTTCCACCGGGCGGACATCGCGGACCTGCGGCCCGGCGGCCCCCTGGACCTGGGCCGCTTCCAAGCGGTGACCGCCTTCTTCTCCCTGCTCATGCTGCCCCGCGGCGAGATCCCGCTCGCTCTGCGGACCGTCCGCCACCTGCTCGTTCCGGGAGGTCTGTTCGCGCTGTCGATGGTGGAGGCCGACGTGGACGACTTCACGATCCCCTTCATCGGGAGCAGCATCCGCGTCTCCGGCTACCTCGGCGACGAACTGCGCGAGGTCGTCCAGGGGGCGGGCTTCGAGATCGCCGGCGAGTCCTCGTACACCTACGCGCCGGCGGCCGCCGACATCCAGCCCGAGGTGCAGATCTTCCTGCGCTGCGCACGGCGGGCGTGA